In the genome of Candidatus Methylomirabilota bacterium, the window GCCGACCGCCTGCGCGTGCTCCGGGTCCGCGAGCGTGAGTGACCGCCCGGCGCCGCCGACGCCCCTCGTGATCGTCTCCAACCACGCCGAGATCGTCGGCGGCGGCGAGGAGAGCCTGCTGGGGCTCCTCGGCGCGCTCGACCGCGCGCGGTGGACGCCCGCCGTCGTGGTGCCCGCCGAGGGCGCGGTGGCGGCGCGCGCGCGCGCGCTCGGCGGCGCGGTCCACGTGATCCCGCTGCCCTCGCTCCGTCGGCCCGGACCGGCGCTCGCGAGGAGCGTCGGCGCGCTCCGTCGACTCGTCACGGCGACGGCGGCGGCGCTCGTCCACGCCAACGGCTCGCGCGCGATGGCCTACGGCGGCGTGGCCGCCCGGCTCGCGCACCGGCCCGTGATCTGGCACGTGCGCATCGGCGAGCGCGACCCGCTGCTCGACCGCGCGCTCGGGTGGCTCGCCGACCGCGTCATCGTCATCTCGCACGCGGTGGCGCGCCGGTTCCCGCGCGCCCTGGCGCGGAAGGTCCGCGTCGTCCCGAACGGCGCGGACCTCGAGCGCTTCGCGCCCCGGCCGCCCTCGGCGCGGCTCCGCGCGGCCCTGGGGATCCCCGACGGGACCCCCGCCGTCGTCTCGGTGGGCCGGTTCGTCGCGTTGAAGGGCTACGGGCACCTCCTCGACGCCGCGGCCGCGCTCGACGCGGAGCGGCCCGGGGTCCACTGGATCCTCGTGGGCGACGGCGAGTTGCGGGCGGACCTCGAGGCCCGGGCCCGCAGCCTCGGCCTGGCCGCGCGCGTCCACTTCACCGGCTGGCGCGACGACATCCCCGACCTCA includes:
- a CDS encoding glycosyltransferase family 4 protein, encoding PTACACSGSASVSDRPAPPTPLVIVSNHAEIVGGGEESLLGLLGALDRARWTPAVVVPAEGAVAARARALGGAVHVIPLPSLRRPGPALARSVGALRRLVTATAAALVHANGSRAMAYGGVAARLAHRPVIWHVRIGERDPLLDRALGWLADRVIVISHAVARRFPRALARKVRVVPNGADLERFAPRPPSARLRAALGIPDGTPAVVSVGRFVALKGYGHLLDAAAALDAERPGVHWILVGDGELRADLEARARSLGLAARVHFTGWRDDIPDLMALGDLLVLPSLAEPFGRVLIEAMAMARAVVATSAGGVPEIVVHGETGLLVPPADPRALAAAVRELLDDPARAARLGAAGRRRAQAEFGLARHAAAVGALYDELLSEGHGGL